In Janibacter sp. CX7, a single genomic region encodes these proteins:
- the gltX gene encoding glutamate--tRNA ligase, giving the protein MSDSSAPSTAPAPTESSAPRLRVAPSPTGDPHVGTAYMALFNLAFARQQGGQFVLRIEDTDRARFNATSEQQLYDTLGWLGLRWDEGPDVGGPYAPYRQSERLETYRPYVDKLVEDGHAYYCWCSTERLTAMREKQQKLKLPTGYDRMCLGKTREERAELEGFNETPVVRMLVPDDAPTTFEDVIRGTVSAPRPDDQVILKADGFPTYHMAVVVDDHEMGITHVVRGEEWISSTPKHVLLYQWLGLEPPKFAHMPLLRNTNKSKISKRKNPEARLTWFQEQGYLPEAVVNFLGLLAYPPAKGEDGQDVEKFTFEEFSRDFAWSKVNTVGPIFDLKKLEWLNGAWIRDLELGDFTSRLLPYLQADGVLGDNPSLGELARLKSVAELIQTRIALLTEASALVRPFYTADADLQIDEDARAGLKDNAAEVLDAAITALEKLQVPAGVLSQESRDGNEWHAERIESTLREVIVEGLGIKPRFAFGPLRTAVSGARISPPLFESMEILGQASTLERLRSLRASLA; this is encoded by the coding sequence CAGCAGGGCGGGCAGTTCGTCCTGCGCATCGAGGACACCGACCGGGCCCGCTTCAACGCGACGAGCGAGCAGCAGCTCTACGACACCCTCGGCTGGCTCGGCCTGCGCTGGGACGAGGGCCCCGACGTCGGCGGCCCCTACGCGCCCTACCGGCAGAGCGAGCGGCTGGAGACCTACCGGCCCTACGTCGACAAGCTCGTCGAGGACGGCCACGCCTACTACTGCTGGTGCTCCACCGAGCGCCTGACGGCGATGCGCGAGAAGCAGCAGAAGCTCAAGCTGCCCACCGGCTACGACCGCATGTGCCTGGGCAAGACGCGTGAGGAGCGCGCCGAGCTCGAGGGCTTCAACGAGACGCCGGTCGTGCGCATGCTCGTGCCCGACGACGCCCCGACGACCTTCGAGGACGTCATCCGCGGCACCGTCTCGGCGCCGCGCCCCGACGACCAGGTGATCCTCAAGGCCGACGGCTTCCCGACCTATCACATGGCCGTGGTCGTCGACGACCACGAGATGGGGATCACCCACGTCGTGCGCGGCGAGGAGTGGATCTCCTCGACGCCCAAGCACGTGCTGCTCTACCAGTGGCTCGGCCTCGAGCCGCCGAAGTTCGCGCACATGCCGCTGCTGCGCAACACCAACAAGTCGAAGATCTCCAAGCGCAAGAACCCCGAGGCGCGTCTCACGTGGTTCCAGGAGCAGGGTTACCTGCCCGAGGCCGTCGTCAACTTCCTCGGCCTGCTGGCCTACCCGCCGGCGAAGGGGGAGGACGGCCAGGACGTCGAGAAGTTCACCTTCGAGGAGTTCAGCCGCGACTTCGCCTGGAGCAAGGTCAACACGGTCGGCCCGATCTTCGACCTGAAGAAGCTCGAGTGGCTCAACGGCGCGTGGATCCGCGACCTCGAGCTCGGCGACTTCACCTCGCGCCTGCTGCCCTACCTGCAGGCCGACGGCGTCCTCGGCGACAACCCCTCGCTGGGCGAGCTCGCCCGGCTGAAGTCCGTCGCCGAGCTCATCCAGACGCGCATCGCGCTGCTCACCGAGGCGAGCGCTCTCGTGCGGCCCTTCTACACCGCCGACGCCGACCTGCAGATCGACGAGGACGCGCGAGCGGGCCTGAAGGACAACGCTGCCGAGGTCCTCGACGCGGCGATCACCGCGCTCGAGAAGCTGCAGGTGCCGGCCGGTGTCCTCTCGCAGGAGAGCCGCGACGGCAACGAGTGGCACGCCGAGCGGATCGAGTCGACGCTGCGCGAGGTGATCGTCGAGGGTCTGGGCATCAAGCCGCGCTTCGCCTTCGGGCCGCTGCGCACCGCCGTCTCGGGGGCGCGGATCAGCCCGCCGCTCTTCGAGTCGATGGAGATCCTGGGCCAGGCGTCGACGCTCGAGCGGCTGCGCTCGCTGCGCGCCTCGCTGGCCTGA
- a CDS encoding IclR family transcriptional regulator: protein MDNGSGVGVLDKAAVVLGALEAGPSTLAQLVAATGLARPTAHRLAVALEHHRLVGRDMQGRFVLGPRLGELAASAGEDKLLVAAGPVLGALRDHTNESAQLFRRQGEHRVCVSAAERPVGLRDSIPVGATLSMHAGSAAQVLLAWEEPDRLHRGLQEAAFTATMLSAVRRRGWAQSVGEREAGVASVSAPVRSPSGRVIAAVSISGPIERLSRQPGRLHAATVIAGANKLTEVLEKHARAAEAADRDTE from the coding sequence ATGGACAACGGTAGCGGAGTTGGCGTTCTGGACAAGGCAGCCGTCGTGCTGGGCGCTCTCGAGGCGGGTCCCTCGACCCTCGCCCAGCTCGTGGCGGCGACGGGACTGGCACGCCCCACGGCACATCGACTGGCGGTCGCGCTCGAGCACCACCGGCTCGTCGGACGCGACATGCAGGGGCGCTTCGTCCTCGGCCCGCGCCTGGGCGAGCTCGCGGCCTCGGCCGGTGAGGACAAGCTCCTCGTCGCGGCCGGCCCGGTCCTCGGCGCCCTGCGTGACCACACCAATGAGTCGGCCCAGCTCTTCCGCCGGCAGGGCGAGCACCGCGTCTGCGTCTCGGCCGCCGAGCGCCCCGTCGGGCTGCGCGACTCGATCCCCGTCGGCGCGACCCTGTCGATGCACGCCGGCTCCGCGGCCCAGGTGCTGCTCGCCTGGGAGGAGCCCGACCGGCTGCACCGTGGCCTGCAGGAGGCGGCCTTCACCGCGACGATGCTCTCGGCGGTGCGCCGCCGCGGGTGGGCGCAGAGCGTCGGCGAGCGCGAGGCGGGCGTTGCCTCGGTCTCGGCCCCGGTCCGCTCCCCCTCCGGCCGGGTCATCGCGGCCGTGTCGATCTCGGGCCCGATCGAGCGCCTCTCCCGCCAGCCCGGTCGCCTGCACGCCGCGACCGTCATCGCCGGCGCCAACAAGCTGACCGAGGTCCTGGAGAAGCACGCCAGGGCGGCCGAGGCCGCCGACCGCGACACCGAGTGA